The following coding sequences lie in one Changpingibacter yushuensis genomic window:
- the ispD gene encoding 2-C-methyl-D-erythritol 4-phosphate cytidylyltransferase → MSVVAVIAGAGSGTRLGSQGPKALVQLAGEPLLVHAVRSMFASGVVDRCVVTAPEDHLVQFEAALAAAGLHATVVAGGHTRQASVAAGLAAAGSADYVLIHDAARALTPVSQIQRVVQALEAGHPAVVPALAVVDTIKSVGHTNPDGTEPIDQTLDRNRLRAMQTPQGFALDIIVAAHAQFATTSDDESTSAPDDAALVESSGHPVVLVRGSERALKITRPLDLRIAELLATDSADMPRAEVES, encoded by the coding sequence GTGAGTGTAGTAGCAGTCATTGCGGGTGCCGGTTCCGGCACCCGCCTTGGTTCTCAGGGACCGAAGGCGTTAGTGCAGCTGGCCGGTGAGCCATTGCTCGTTCACGCTGTGCGTTCGATGTTTGCCTCCGGTGTTGTTGATCGTTGCGTTGTGACCGCCCCGGAGGATCATCTTGTGCAGTTTGAGGCCGCACTCGCCGCGGCGGGCCTACACGCCACTGTGGTGGCAGGCGGGCACACGCGCCAAGCCTCCGTTGCTGCGGGTCTAGCCGCCGCGGGCTCAGCGGACTACGTGCTTATTCATGATGCAGCACGAGCCTTGACGCCAGTCAGTCAGATCCAACGAGTGGTTCAAGCACTGGAAGCCGGCCATCCTGCAGTGGTACCTGCGCTCGCCGTCGTTGACACAATCAAAAGCGTTGGCCACACGAATCCGGATGGTACTGAACCTATAGATCAGACGCTGGACCGCAACCGCCTCCGGGCGATGCAAACCCCACAGGGTTTTGCGTTGGATATTATTGTGGCCGCGCACGCTCAGTTCGCCACCACCTCAGATGACGAAAGCACGTCAGCGCCCGACGACGCCGCGCTCGTCGAGTCCTCTGGGCATCCCGTAGTACTTGTGCGAGGCAGTGAGCGGGCTCTGAAGATCACCCGCCCGCTCGATTTGAGGATCGCTGAGCTTTTGGCCACCGACTCCGCTGATATGCCACGCGCGGAGGTGGAATCCTGA
- the ispF gene encoding 2-C-methyl-D-erythritol 2,4-cyclodiphosphate synthase, whose product MDIRVGTGIDVHAFSTDQSRMLHLACLEWPGEQSLEGHSDADVAAHAACDALLIASGVGDLGTVFGTDQPEWAGASGAALLQESVRLLREEGWQIANVSIQIVGQRPRFLPRKNDAEATMSAVVGAPVSISATTTDHLGFTGRSEGIAAIATALVTR is encoded by the coding sequence ATGGATATTCGTGTTGGAACGGGCATAGACGTCCACGCATTCAGCACAGATCAGAGCCGTATGCTGCATTTGGCCTGCCTCGAATGGCCGGGTGAGCAGTCTTTGGAGGGGCATTCAGATGCCGATGTGGCTGCTCACGCAGCTTGCGATGCACTTCTCATCGCAAGCGGAGTAGGGGACCTTGGCACTGTCTTCGGCACTGACCAGCCAGAATGGGCAGGCGCAAGCGGTGCGGCACTCCTGCAGGAGTCGGTCAGACTACTTCGCGAGGAAGGCTGGCAGATTGCCAACGTTTCCATTCAGATTGTGGGCCAGCGCCCCCGGTTCCTGCCGCGAAAGAACGATGCGGAAGCGACCATGAGCGCTGTTGTGGGAGCACCGGTCTCCATCAGCGCAACAACCACGGATCATCTGGGGTTTACAGGCAGGTCCGAGGGCATCGCGGCAATCGCAACTGCGCTCGTCACGCGCTGA